From Caretta caretta isolate rCarCar2 chromosome 9, rCarCar1.hap1, whole genome shotgun sequence, one genomic window encodes:
- the LOC125642555 gene encoding phospholipid scramblase 1, with translation MEIPNKAAEFPNPTYPPTYAGNQVPHGYPQYAPQIFQNAPEQANYAFQGYPAGAPYGPGVPPVQNQPSGTSGAAWMPAPPPTLNCSPGLEYLSQIDQILVHQQIELLEVLTGFETNNKYEIKNSLGQRVYFAAEENDCCTRNCCGPSRSFTIRIIDNMGQEVITLQRPLRCSACCCPCCLQELEVQAPPGTPVGYIKQNWHPCLPKFTIQNEAKIDVFKIIGPCVVCSCCEDINFEVKSMDESSVVGRISKQWSGFVREAFTDADNFGIQFPLDLDVKMKAVMIGACFLIDFMFFEQTGNKNQRAGVWQ, from the exons ATGGAAATAC CAAATAAAGCTGCTGAATTTCCAAATCCCACTTACCCTCCAACTTATGCAGGAAATCAAGTTCCTCATGGATATCCTCAGTACGCACCTCAAATTTTCCAAA ATGCTCCAGAACAAGCTAATTATGCCTTCCAGGGTTACCCAGCAGGAGCTCCATATGGACCTGGGGTCCCTCCAGTCCAAAATCAGCCTTCTGGGACCAGTGGGGCAGCTTGGATGCCAGCACCTCCTCCCACTCTCAACTGTTCACCCGGATTAGAATACCTAAGTCAG ATTGACCAGATATTAGTTCATCAGCAGATTGAGCTTCTGGAAG TTCTTACTGGTTTTGAAACTAACAACAAATATGAAATCAAAAACAGCTTGGGGCAAAGAGTATATTTTGCAGCAGAGGAAAATGACTGTTGTACTCGAAATTGTTGTGGACCATCACGATCTTTCACCATTAGGATCATTGACAATATGGGTCAAGAAGTGATAACACTGCAGAGACCTCTCAGATGCTCTGCATGTTGTTGTCCTTGCTGCTTGCAAGAG cttGAAGTTCAGGCCCCTCCAGGTACACCAGTTGGCTACATAAAACAAAACTGGCATCCCTGTCTGCCTAAATTTACTATTCAAAATGAAGCAAAAATTGATGTATTTAAAATCATTGGCCCATGCGTTGTATGCAGCTGTTGTGAGGATATTAATTTTGAG GTGAAGTCGATGGATGAAAGTTCTGTAGTTGGAAGAATTTCTAAGCAGTGGAGTGGATTTGTGAGAGAGGCATTTACAGATGCTGATAATTTTGGAATCCAGTTTCCACTGGATCTTGATGTTAAGATGAAAGCTGTCATGATTGGTGCCTGCTTCCTCATT